A stretch of Pangasianodon hypophthalmus isolate fPanHyp1 chromosome 9, fPanHyp1.pri, whole genome shotgun sequence DNA encodes these proteins:
- the LOC113529733 gene encoding troponin I, fast skeletal muscle: MSEKKMTSSRRYNLKSLLLSIAAGLLEAEAKQLVEDKESYINEHCPPLDLPSSVQELQELCKKLHQSIDKVDEERYDMESKVAKSNKEIEDMKIKVQDLKGKFKKPVLRKVRMSADQMLQALLGSKHKVSLDLRANLKQVKKEAKEESAEQVGDWRKNIEDKAGMDGRKKMFESEA, from the exons GCCGCCGGTATAACCTGAAG AGCCTGCTGCTCTCCATTGCTGCTGGTTTGCTGGAGGCTGAAGCCAAGCAGCTCGTGGAAGATAAGGAGTCTTACATAAATGAGCACTGCCCACCACTGGACCTTCCTAGCTCTGTGCAGGAGCTGCAG GAGCTCTGCAAGAAGCTCCATCAGAGCATTGACAAGGTTGATGAGGAACGGTATGACATGGAGTCCAAGGTTGCAAAGTCAAACAAGGAG ATTGAGGACATGAAGATTAAAGTTCAGGACCTAAAGGGCAAGTTCAAGAAGCCTGTGCTCAGGAAGGTGCGCATGTCTGCTGATCAGATGCTTCAGGCTCTGCTCGGCTCCAAACACAAGGTGTCTCTGGATCTGAGAGCCAACCTGAAACAAGTGAAGAAGGAGGCCAAAGAGGAG tCTGCAGAACAAGTTGGCGACTGGCGTAAGAACATTGAGGATAAGGCTGGTATGGACGGCAGGAAGAAGATGTTTGAGTCCGAGGCTTAA